TTTCGGCTCACAGCTGACGATGTGAGCAAGGGCACGATCACTCATGATCATATTTTGGGCTGTATCAGCACAGAGAACGACAGAAGCCCCGCGTTCACATCGGACTCCACCGGCCGCCCCGGTCCCCCCCACCCGGCCCGACCGGGACCACACCAGGATTTCCAGGTCACGTGCCCCTCGAATCAGTGAGGTCCGTAGTGCAGGACGACAGCCTCATCCCGAACACGAACAGCGCACCCGCCCGGCATCGGCGGCGGGCCAGCACCCGTAACCGGCTGCTGGCGGCGACGGCGGTCGCGGTGGCCGCGCTCGGCGTCACAGGGGCCGCCGTCGCCGCCGCCGGCAACGACGACGACGGCGCCGCGCCCGCCGCCGCGATCGACACACAGGCCCGCCTCGACGCCGCCGCCAGGGCAGACCGCGCCGCCCGCGGGTCGGCCAACCCCACCCCGACGAGCCCGACGCCCAGCCCGGCCACCCCAAGCCCGGCCGCGGCGAGCCCGACCACGGCGAGTCTCACGCCGGCGGCCACCACCAAGCCGACGGCGTCGGCCACGCCGACGAAGACCGCCCCGCCGAAGCCGGCGTGGGTCATCCCGATGCAGGGCGCGACGATCACGTCCTGCTACGGCCTCCGGTGGGGTGTCCTGCACGCCGGCATCGACTTCGCCATGCCCGCCGGCACGCCGGTCCGCGCCGCGTTCGGCGGCACCGTGGAGAAGGCCGGCGACGTCGGCGACGGCTACGGCATCTCGATCGTGGTCAATCACGGCAACGGCTACCTCACCCACTACGGCCACCTGAGTACCGCCAAGGTGAACGTGGGCGACCAGGTCGGCGCCGGCCAGACCATCGGTCTGGAGGGTTCCACCGGTGACTCCACCGGCCCTCACCTGCACTTCGAGGTGCACCAGGGCCAGCTGTGGAACCAGATCG
The sequence above is a segment of the Micromonospora sp. WMMA1363 genome. Coding sequences within it:
- a CDS encoding M23 family metallopeptidase — encoded protein: MQDDSLIPNTNSAPARHRRRASTRNRLLAATAVAVAALGVTGAAVAAAGNDDDGAAPAAAIDTQARLDAAARADRAARGSANPTPTSPTPSPATPSPAAASPTTASLTPAATTKPTASATPTKTAPPKPAWVIPMQGATITSCYGLRWGVLHAGIDFAMPAGTPVRAAFGGTVEKAGDVGDGYGISIVVNHGNGYLTHYGHLSTAKVNVGDQVGAGQTIGLEGSTGDSTGPHLHFEVHQGQLWNQIDPAPFLRAQGIDVAC